ATTGCGAGGTTTGTATGCGAATACCTTGCCCGATCAAATTGTCGTAGACCCTGACCATTTTGACGGAAAAATGGGACTGAGTGATCCGGCGATGCAGGAGAGGATCCGGCAAATGACCGAAGAATTGCAACGCGCCCTCCTCGCTCATCAAACGGCGTAAACGCGGAAGGGGAGAGTCAACATGGAAATGATAGAAGTGTGTTTAGAAACAGCCCAACTGGCTGAAGTGAAAGACTTTTATCACGGTACGCTGGGATTGGCTTTGCTGGAAGAAGAGGAGAATTCATTTGCAGTACAAGCAGGAGCCACGAAGCTGTGTTTTGTCCGCGGGGAAGGGAACCCCTTTTATCATTTCGCCTTTAACATCCCGGAGAACAAGATCGAGGAAGCCATAGAGTGGCTGGATGGACGGGTAAAGCTGTTGGAGGAAGAAGGAGATACCCTTGTCTTCTTTCCTCACTGGAATGCTCACTCTATTTATTTCCTCGATCCTGCGGGGAATATTGTGGAATTTATCTCCAGGCATAATCTAGCCAATCGGAGGGAAGGGGCATTTACCTCCCAGGATATTCTTTGTGTAAGTGAAATCGGTATGCCGGTAGATGATGTGATGGATACGATCGAGAAAATGCAGACTGTCCTCCAGCTTCCGGTTTGGCGAGAGCCTACCTCCCAGTTCGCTCCGCTGGGTGGAGAGGATGGCTTGTTCATTCTAGTTGCAATAGGAAGAACCTGGTTCATGAGTGACCGAGCCGCACACGCCTATCCCTTGAAAGTGACGATAAAGGGAAAAAGGAATGTCCAGACGTTTGTGAAGTCTTATCACATCAAAGTCTTGGAGGAATCTTCACTCTCCCTCGCGTAAGAATGTTACGATCCTCGCTTTAATGGCATCGCGCACGGTGCGAAAACGGGCCATGACCTCTTCTTCCGTACCAGTCGCCTGTGCCGGATCATCAAATCCCCAATGCCAGCGAATGGCATGTTCGCCGGTGATCGC
This sequence is a window from Brevibacillus composti. Protein-coding genes within it:
- a CDS encoding VOC family protein, which produces MEMIEVCLETAQLAEVKDFYHGTLGLALLEEEENSFAVQAGATKLCFVRGEGNPFYHFAFNIPENKIEEAIEWLDGRVKLLEEEGDTLVFFPHWNAHSIYFLDPAGNIVEFISRHNLANRREGAFTSQDILCVSEIGMPVDDVMDTIEKMQTVLQLPVWREPTSQFAPLGGEDGLFILVAIGRTWFMSDRAAHAYPLKVTIKGKRNVQTFVKSYHIKVLEESSLSLA